In the Phaseolus vulgaris cultivar G19833 chromosome 7, P. vulgaris v2.0, whole genome shotgun sequence genome, one interval contains:
- the LOC137830755 gene encoding ATP sulfurylase 1, chloroplastic yields MASMATFFTQTSFPSHSLSKTFDTHFAAAPKVNACVSFRARRQVGLRVSSGLIEPDGGKLVELVVRDSERDLKKGEALSLPRIKLSRIDLQWVHVLSEGWATPLKGFMKEAEFLQTLHFNSLRLGDGSVVNMSVPIVLAIDDAQKHRIGDNKRVALFDSKGDPVAILNDIEIYKHPKEERIARTWGTTASGLPYVEQTITNAGNWLIGGDLEVIEPIKYNDGLDHFRLSPAELRSEFTRRNADAVFAFQLRNPVHNGHALLMTDTRRRLLEMGYKNPVLLLHPLGGYTKADDVPLDWRMKQHEKVLEDGVLDPETTVVSIFPSPMHYAGPTEVQWHAKARINAGANFYIVGRDPAGMSHPVEKRDLYDADHGKKVLSMAPGLERLNILPFRVAAYDKTQGKMAFFDPSRPQDFLFISGTKMRTLARNKESPPDGFMCPGGWKVLVDYYDSLLPSSNGKVPEAVPA; encoded by the exons ATGGCGTCCATGGCCACTTTTTTCACCCAAACCTCCTTCCCCTCCCACTCTCTCTCCAAAACCTTCGACACCCATTTCGCCGCTGCCCCGAAAGTCAATGCCTGTGTGAGTTTCAGGGCGAGGAGGCAAGTGGGGTTGCGTGTTTCGAGCGGGTTGATCGAACCTGACGGAGGGAAGCTGGTTGAGCTTGTGGTGAGAGATTCGGAGAGAGATTTGAAGAAGGGTGAGGCGCTGTCCTTGCCAAGGATCAAGCTTTCGAGAATCGACTTGCAGTGGGTTCATGTCCTCAGTGAAGGATGGGCCACACCCCTCAAAGGCTTCATGAAGGAAGCCGAGTTCCTCCAAACGCTTCATTTCAACTCGCTCCGACTCGGCGATGGCTCTGTCGTCAACATGTCGGTGCCTATCGTCCTCGCCATCGATGATGCGCAGAAGCATCGGATCGGGGATAACAAAAGAGTTGCTCTTTTCGATTCCAAAGGAGACCCCGTTGCCATTCTTAATGA TATTGAAATTTATAAGCACCCTAAAGAAGAAAGAATAGCCCGAACTTGGGGAACCACTGCCTCTGGCCTACCTTATGTTGAACAAACAATAACCAATGCTGGAAATTGGTTGATTGGGGGTGACCTAGAGGTCATTGAACCCATCAAGTACAATGACGGACTTGATCATTTTCGACTGTCCCCTGCAGAACTTCGTTCGGAGTTCACAAGGCGCAATGCTGATGCTGTATTTGCCTTCCAGCTCCGGAATCCTGTTCACAATGGCCATGCTTTGCTAATGACCGACACCCGAAGGCGGCTTCTTGAGATGGGCTATAAGAATCCTGTTCTCTTGCTTCATCCACTTGGTGGCTATACCAAAGCTGATGATGTCCCACTTGATTGGAGAATGAAACAACATGAAAAG GTTCTCGAGGATGGTGTTCTTGATCCAGAGACAACTGTGGTATCCATATTCCCTTCTCCCATGCACTATGCTGGACCCACAGAGGTGCAGTGGCATGCAAAGGCTAGGATAAATGCAGGGGCTAACTTCTACATCGTTGGTCGTGACCCTGCAGGCATGAGCCATCCAGTTGAGAAAAGAGATCTGTATGACGCTGATCATGGGAAGAAAGTCTTGAGCATGGCACCAGGACTAGAAAGACTAAACATTCTTCCTTTCAGG GTTGCTGCATATGACAAGACTCAGGGTAAAATGGCATTCTTTGACCCTTCAAGGCCTCAGGACTTCCTGTTCATCTCAGGCACAAAG ATGCGGACACTTGCAAGGAATAAAGAAAGTCCTCCAGATGGATTTATGTGCCCTGGTGGATGGAAGGTGCTGGTTGATTATTATGATAGCTTGTTACCCTCAAGCAACGGCAAAGTGCCAGAAGCTGTTCCAGCTTAA
- the LOC137829604 gene encoding uncharacterized protein: MNATAKKKHVREPPAVPFIWEVKPGIPKKDWKAEAEVSSLGHFPQTPLKLIASVPFVWEEKPGKPLPNFSDVSVDPVLPKPEKTLIHIASSSGFSVACNFGHDDKDKGSCSYDSESITSLDLEAFTFDADESFGLVPSLLANCLVPSAKVSSAIPLAETPSSPASSETDSSISSYATGRSSPIGATFLESLFPLYAPQSGFLERDENLQKETSSTHEVGAKDFDHVDIASDMIRRPPTLGELIMMSRRRSCRRKAVQMKKWDLPKKITRQQAFGCFSIVTNSKMIEGLLKRKYFPRHKLI; encoded by the exons ATGAATGCAACAGCAAAGAAAAAACATGTTAGGGAACCACCTGCAGTTCCTTTCATATGGGAAGTGAAGCCAGGAATTCCTAAGAAAGATTGGAAGGCAGAGGCAGAAGTCTCTTCACTAGGCCACTTCCCTCAAACTCCTCTCAAGCTAATTGCCTCAGTTCCATTTGTTTGGGAAGAAAAACCAGGAAAACCCCTTCCCAATTTCTCAGATGTGTCAGTTGATCCTGTGCTTCCAAAACCCGAGAAAACACTAATTCATATAGCATCATCTTCAGGTTTTTCTGTTGCATGCAACTTTGGCCATGATGACAAAGACAAAGGAAGCTGCAGTTATGACAGTGAAAGCATAACTAGCTTAGACCTTGAAGCTTTTACATTTGATGCAGACGAGTCATTTGGTTTGGTTCCCTCACTACTTGCAAATTGTCTTGTACCATCAGCAAAAGTTTCCAGTGCCATTCCACTGGCAGAAACCCCCTCCTCTCCAGCTTCCTCAGAGACAGATAGCAGCATAAGCAGCTATGCAACTGGCAGGTCAAGTCCAATTGGTGCTACTTTCCTTGAGAGCCTGTTTCCTCTGTATGCACCTCAGTCTGGCTTCCTTGAAAGGGATGAGAACTTGCAAAAAGAAACTTCAAGTACACATGAAGTAGGAGCCAAAGATTTTGATCATGTAGATATTGCCAGTGACATGATAAGGAGGCCACCAACACTCGGAGAGCTAATTATGATGAGTCGGAGAAGAAGCTGCAGAAGGAAAGCAGTTCAAATGAAAAAATGGGATCTGCCAAAG AAAATCACAAGACAGCAAGCTTTTGGATGTTTCTCGATTGTAACCAATAGCAAAATGATTGAGGGGCTGCTGAAGAGAAAGTACTTCCCCAGACATAAACTGATATAG
- the LOC137828011 gene encoding uncharacterized protein: MALIITARRMRMYFQNHRIIVRTNYPIMKILAKPDLAGRMIGWAIELSEFHIQYQPRGTIKSQALADFAAELTPFLAKDEHPSWILHVDGSSNERSCDAGVVLEGPDEIVIEQALKFEFRTSNNQAEYEALIAGLHLAQELEVIRLICKSDFRLVIGQLNDEYEVRESLLQQYYHFVKQLMNTFSEISLQHVRRDHNTRADALSRLATRQSKGVHQSVIYVTLARPSIDLQECLMIDSESTWITPIKDYLLNGTCSPRSEKP, translated from the coding sequence ATGGCTCTAATCATTACAGCCCGACGAATGCGCATGTATTTTCAAAACCATCGCATTATTGTTCGGACGAACTACCCTATCATGAAGATTCTGGCCAAACCAGACTTAGCCGGACGAATGATTGGTTGGGCGATAGAATTATCAGAATTCCATATACAGTACCAGCCAAGAGGGACCATTAAGTCGCAAGCCCTTGCCGACTTCGCAGCCGAACTCACCCCTTTCCTGGCCAAGGACGAACATCCATCTTGGATTCTGCACGTCGACGGCTCCTCCAATGAACGGTCGTGCGACGCTGGAGTCGtattggaaggacccgacgAGATTGTTATTGAACAAGCTTTGAAATTCGAATTCAGAACTTCCAACAACCAAGCTGAGTACGAGGCCCTTATAGCTGGCTTACACTTAGCCCAAGAACTGGAAGTCATTAGGTTAATTTGTAAAAGTGATTTCAGACTCGTCATCGGCCAGCTCAATGACGAATACGAAGTACGGGAAAGCTTGCTGCAACAGTACTACCACTTTGTCAAACAGTTGATGAATACATTCTCGGAAATATCCTTGCAACACGTCCGACGCGACCACAACACTCGTGCGGACGCCTTATCCCGGTTGGCAACCAGACAAAGTAAAGGCGTACACCAGTCGGTAATCTATGTCACGCTTGCACGACCAAGCATCGACCTACAAGAATGTCTAATGATTGACTCGGAGTCCACTTGGATCACCCCAATCAAAGACTATCTGCTCAATGGTACATGTAGTCCCAGGTCTGAAAAACCATGA
- the LOC137828013 gene encoding uncharacterized protein: MADRTASRIPTPADTNPASKTEIVERKFSKRGHPFTDEIITTPLPDKWRGLTIKLYDGSTDPDEHLNVYKTQMTLYTTDNNVWCKVFLTSLQGEPLTWFTELPPNSIDDFDVLATKFSTQYATNRPHHMSSMSLLAVQQEKGESLRTFLDRFNKACMNIRGLKQEVALHHLVSAIRPTRFTESLIKKPPQDMEDLRTRATKFMQIEEHIDYHQRFKVVGSGVLKDQTPSKEREIETERTIRTTPRPDWNRGGRIPRFNSYTPLTVPRVEP, translated from the coding sequence ATGGCCGACCGAACCGCCTCTCGCATACCTACACCGGCCGACACCAATCCTGCTTCCAAAACTGAAATAGTCGAAAGAAAGTTCAGTAAAAGGGGTCATCCTTTTACAGACGAAATCATCACCACACCACTTCCTGACAAATGGAGAGGCCTCACCATTAAACTCTATGACGGCTCGACCGACCCAGACGAGCATTTAAATGTTTACAAGACGcaaatgactttgtataccACAGATAACAATGTGTGGTGTAAAGTATTCCTCACGTCGCTTCAAGGAGAACCTCTTACTTGGTTTACAGAGCTGCCTCCGAATTCCATTGACGACTTTGACGTCTTAGCCACAAAATTCTCTACGCAATATGCCACCAACCGACCGCATCACatgtcctccatgtctctcctaGCGGTACAACAAGAGAAAGGTGAATCTCTCAGAACCTTTTTAGATAGGTTCAACAAAGCATGTATGAATATCCGAGGGCTCAAACAGGAAGTTGCATTACACCATTTGGTTTCGGCCATCCGGCCGACCCGTTTTACCGAAAGTCTCATCAAGAAGCCGCCTCAAGACATGGAAGATCTTCGCACTcgagcaaccaaattcatgcaaatcgaGGAACACATTGACTATCACCAACGGTTCAAAGTCGTCGGATCCGGAGTTCTCAAAGATCAAACCCCgagcaaagaaagagaaatcGAGACCGAACGGACCATCCGGACCACTCCAAGGCCCGACTGGAACAGAGGAGGCCGAATCCCCAGGTTTAACAGTTACACCCCTTTAACTGTTCCCAGGGTTGAGCCCTAG
- the LOC137830756 gene encoding mediator of RNA polymerase II transcription subunit 31 → MASKNESDNSTDTSPSSPKNIYKDPDDGRQRFLLELEFVQCLANPTYIHYLAQNRYFEDEAFIGYLKYLQYWQRPEYIKFIMYPHCLYFLELLQNANFRNAMAHPTNKELAHRQQFYFWKNYRNNRLKHILPRSLPEPSATSAVPAPVSTTTQAPVSALPPVPATSVAVTSTPAQAPSPMPYGMPPGSGLAKNDMRNPTVDNRRKRK, encoded by the exons ATGGCCTCTAAAAACGAAAGCGATAATTCAACCGATACTTCTCCATCATC gCCAAAGAACATATACAAAGATCCAGATGATGGGCGGCAACGGTTTTTGCTTGAATTGGAGTTTGTTCAGTGCCTTGCTAATCCTACCTACATCCACT ATTTGGCTCAGAATCGATATTTTGAGGATGAAGCATTCATTGGATACTTAAAGTATCTTCAATATTGGCAGCGCCctgaatatattaaatttattat GTATCCTCActgtctttattttcttgagCTGCTTCAGAATGCAAATTTTCGCAATGCAATGGCACATCCTACCAATAAG GAGTTGGCACATAGACAACAATTCTACTTCTGGAAGAACTATAGGAACAATCGGCTAAAACACATTTTACCAAGATCACTTCCTGAACCTAGTGCCACATCTGCAGTTCCTGCTCCCGTTTCAACTACAACTCAGGCACCTGTATCTGCACTGCCACCAGTACCTGCTACAAGTGTTGCTGTGACATCAACACCTGCTCAAGCTCCTTCTCCTATGCCATATGGTATGCCCCCTGGCTCTGGTCTAGCTAAAAATgacatgaggaatcctacagttGACAATAGAAGGAAGAGAAAGTGA